CGCTTACATGAAGTTTGCCCGTACAATAGCTGAAGCGTCTACAGTAAACTGCGCCCTTCCTGACATGCGCGCGCCCTATTCTACTGCGCCGCGCGCTCTTACTGGTCCACAGCTCGAGTGACGTCAGGAGATGAAGAGAGTTTCATTACTGCAGAAACAGAAGCGCTGTTTTCTCAGATTTACATCAATGTGAAAGTGAAACCTAAACTCAAAACCCTGCAGAGATTAAATCATTTACTGCACTGAATCTGCGGCTTCTTCACTAAATAAACATCCTGTCAAATATTTATACTGACATACATATTAAATGGGTTTCTTTACCATGAAACTATAATAATCAAGTGACATTTTTGTATGAACGTCGAGTAGACTTGTTTGATCCCCACAAAGATctgatcatcatcattattCCATTTCAACGTGTTTAATGTAAAACATTGTAAAGTAAAACTGGATATTGATTAATCTACTCTTGGAATTTCTTTAAAGATGAAAATAAAACCACATTTCAGACAGTTGGGTAACATAGTGATGTATGTAgtatgaataataataaattagaaaaaataaaataaaaagttttttacacattttttgtgtgttctgCATTACAGCATACACAATAATATCACACAAACCCAAGTAATATCCTTTATAATATAAAAGAGCTACTGTAAACTGTTCATATCACCTGCAAAACTCACTTCAAGAAACACAACTCTtaacacatgactcaaaacagctcagtgcagTTAAACACTAAATACAACCCTCAATGAGATAacacacacactgtcactcacaacacactgagaggaaaaacactaacatcaaacaccaatacacaaaatactaacTTTATATCTTTACAGTTTCAACAATTTTAGTGACTtcatacaaaataatatttttttcaaataattatttatttatttatcacatgatttatttatttatttatcacatgatttatttatttatttatcacatgatgtatttacatttttagaacagaacaattctttaaggtaaatgaaaattagcagtttgcttCAGTAGTCTGGAGTAATTTACGGAAttagtaatgagaaaaaaaggtagaaactaaaagtacatactgtaattcAAACAAATAATTAAGGGGCTAATCTTGCCTCTCTCTAGCATCAGGCCACTACATGCCACCCTTCTCCCTCCATGAACCCGTCTTCCTTATTCCATTTCCAAAATTAGTCTTTCTATGCTATACCTAtatctatttatatatatacatttattcatatttatatataattatatttatatgaaattgcagtcagcagtgtttgaaaggcacaagtctgaaatcaaatgtgttttgaatgtgtggttcacagttttgacagcagtgtgttagcatttgaacaaagtgctgtaaatccacagtgttgtgcaggttgtgttTAAAGTCATGAGATAAGTGTGtaaagttttgaaaactgtgttcaagcaatgaaaaatgaactagagtttggtccacatgaactgctgctgtgcagactgtagttagagttttgcacatgtgactccagttgtgcccactgaCGTTTAGCaatatagaccagttcaaatgatgtaaacaacactggtccagaaacacttcctgttacagtttgtgacagttatttttttattttacatatattattatctttaagatgtttgtttaacttcagttaattcaggtttatatgttctgttggtttattttatcccaacgtttatctagtgttaaaaaacggaaacaggaagtgcttctggaccagtgttgtttacatcttttgaccTGGTCcataaaaaaactgtaagtgTCATTATTCTTTCATTTAAAGCTTTAGATTATCTTACTGACAGTATGTTTCACCACATTTAAAGTAACAATAAAACGTTAAGTTGTTAAATGTTGTATTATTTTTAGGAAGTTAATCTTCAAGTATTAGAGTTTGGAGGATTTTATTGAACCATGATGTATATTTGTACTGTATCTCtcatcatctgtgtgtgtgtgtgtgtgtgtgtgtgtgtgtgtgtgtgtgtgtgtgtgtgtgtgtgtgtgtgtgtgtgtgtgtgtgtgtgtgtgtgtgtgtgtgtgtgtgtgtgtgtgtgtgtgtgtgtttgtgtgtcctCAAGCTCTGTGTTCATAATAATGATCATATGTTTGGTTGATGTTTGTAGCTGTAGGTCGTGGGATCCTATAATTTTTCTCAGCATTGATTTCCTGAAACATAAAACACACAGTTAGAGTTCAGTCACATGACTGTGACAGCGTCAATCCACCCGCTCTAAAAGGTTGTGATTGGACATTTCCTACTCACTTTCATGGGGATTCCAAATGATTCCAGCGCTTGATCTGCAACAGAGAGATGTGACCTTTAACCTGCATGCTTTGATATTCTTTATGACTTGTTTTAGTTTTCATTTGCAGTTAGGGTTAGAACAAATGTCAGCATTTGTCCCaataaagtataaaatatattatacatttaaatacattgcATTCGTTCTCACCTCTTCTTTCATCTGCATCCAGCTGGAAGCCGCTGTCGTCTGTGCCCGGTTTCGGCTCGGCTGCCGGTTCTGTCGTGGAGCTCGTCCACCCCGTGAAGTCTAGCGGCGGATTTTTAGCGTATCCTTCTCGCTGGCACAGGAAGCGGACCTGAGGGAAGCCATGTCCGAGCAGCAACACCCAGCCGTTAACAGCCAGCGCTACGCCGATCACGGGGTCGTCCCAGTCTGGCCTGTGACCCGTTACGAGGTTACCGTATGTGAGCAGAGTGATCCAGGTGACCCAAACGCACACACTGAACAACAGCGTGAGGACCAGCAGCCCGGCTTGCAGTTTGGCGCGTTGACGCGTGTGCCCCGTGTGACTGTAGCTGTAGGTCACACATGCAGCTCGGAGGAAGCGCAGAGCCACCACCAGCGCCGCACCCATCAGCACCATCACGTAAAGCTGCAACATGATAAACTCCGGCTGCGAAAACGCACACGGCCTGCCGTCCCGCACCAAAACGACCAGCAGCCACTCGGCTGCAATAATCGTCTGCACCAGCGCCAGTGCCAGGATCACTCCCACCTCCCTCCACCCGAGCGCCAGCCCAACGTCCAGCAGGGCGAGACCGCGAGCGACCAGAGCGCCGAACGCTACGGCGAATGACACCCCAAACAGAAACACCCGTATCGGGCACATCTGCAGACAGCGAGATGACAAAAGAGAAGGGTAAAGCGAACACGCCCGCCGTGGCCAGCAGGAACAGCAGGAGGGCCGCTCTTCGCCCAGGCTCACGAGACACGTGCCCCCACCTCACCAGCAGGCCCAGCACCGTCGCCACACAGGTCACGAAGCCTAAAGCAGTTGCGGCCTGTACCGCGATGCCCCAGGTGTTGCACAGGTGCCAGTAAATCTCCT
This window of the Misgurnus anguillicaudatus chromosome 19, ASM2758022v2, whole genome shotgun sequence genome carries:
- the LOC129436883 gene encoding LOW QUALITY PROTEIN: G-protein coupled receptor family C group 5 member B (The sequence of the model RefSeq protein was modified relative to this genomic sequence to represent the inferred CDS: inserted 2 bases in 1 codon) — protein: MDAEVRVQRPNGSGPAGCRSDLQEIYWHLCNTWGIAVQAATALGFVTCVATVLGLLVRWGHVSREPGRRAALLLFLLATAGVFALPFSFVISLSXQMCPIRVFLFGVSFAVAFGALVARGLALLDVGLALGWREVGVILALALVQTIIAAEWLLVVLVRDGRPCAFSQPEFIMLQLYVMVLMGAALVVALRFLRAACVTYSYSHTGHTRQRAKLQAGLLVLTLLFSVCVWVTWITLLTYGNLVTGHRPDWDDPVIGVALAVNGWVLLLGHGFPQVRFLCQREGYAKNPPLDFTGWTSSTTEPAAEPKPGTDDSGFQLDADERRDQALESFGIPMKEINAEKNYRIPRPTATNINQTYDHYYEHRA